The Acidimicrobiales bacterium genomic interval GTCGGCCTCGGGTTCGACGTCCACCCCTTCTCCGACGATCCTTCGCGTCCGCTCGTCCTCGGCGGTGTCCATCTGCCGGGAGAGCGGGGTCGGGCCGGCCACAGCGACGCCGACGTCGTCGCCCATGCGGTAGCCGACGCCCTCCTCGGCGCCTGCGGTCTGGGCGACCTGGGCGAGCACTTCCCGGACA includes:
- a CDS encoding 2-C-methyl-D-erythritol 2,4-cyclodiphosphate synthase, whose translation is MIRVGLGFDVHPFSDDPSRPLVLGGVHLPGERGRAGHSDADVVAHAVADALLGACGLGDLGEHFPD